A region of the Myxococcus stipitatus DSM 14675 genome:
ACGGTGGCGGCGGTGGTGCGGCCCAGCCGACGAGCCCCAGCCGTCCCCTAGCGGGACGGAATGGACCGCGGAACGAACAAGAGGTGGCCGCATGCCACCTCGGCTTGGCTAGTATCCGCTCGGTCCCATGAGCTCTTCCGTCTATTCCAAGTACCGCGCCGCCTTCGCACAAGCCCTCGCCACCGCGCTGGGCGTGCCGGCCGCCGACATCGAAGCCCAGGTCAAGCCCGCCGAGCCCACACACGGGGACTTGAGCTTCGCCACCTTCCCTCTCGCCAAGGCCCAGAAGAAGGCGCCCCCCGCCATCGCCGCGGGGCTGGCCCAGACGCTCAGCGTCCCGGGGCTCGAAATCAAGGCGGTGGGCCCCTACGTCAACGCCCGCTTCATGGCGATGCCCTTCACCGCCGAGGTCCTCGACACCGCGCGCGCCGCGGGTCCGCGCTACGGCGGTGACTCCGACGTGGGCAAGGGCAAGACGGTCACCATCGACTACTCCTCGCCCAACATCGCCAAGCCCATCGGCTTCCACCACATCCGCACCACGTTCCTGGGCCACTGCATCGCGAACATCTATCGCGCGCTGGGCTGGCGGGTGGAGGGCATCAACTACCTGGGCGACTGGGGCAAGCAGTTCGGCCTCGTCGCGGTGGGCTTCCAGGAGTACGGAGACCCGGCTCGCATCGAGGACATGGGTCACCTGGTGGAGGTCTACGTCAAGGCCAACGCCCGCGCGAAGGCGGAGCCCGAGTTCGACGAGAAGGCGCGCGACTTCTTCCGCCGCATGGAGGCCGGCGACGCCGAGGCCCTCAAGCTGTGGAACCAGTTCCGCGAGACGAGCATCCGCGGCTTCAAGGTCATCTACCAGCGGATGGGCATCGAGTTCGAGCACATCGAGGGAGAGAGCCGCTACCAGGGGAAGATGGACGCGGTCATCGAGCAGATCGCCCAGAAGCCCGGCGTGAAGGAGTCCCAGGGCGCGCTCATCGTCGACATGCCCTACGCGGAGAACGAGCCCCCCGTCCTCCTCAAGAAGAACGACGGCAGCACGCTCTACGCCACGCGGGACCTGGCCGCCGCGGAGGACCGCTACGAGCGCTTCCACTTCGAGAAGTCGCTCTACGTCGTCGCGCAGGACCAGGCGCTGCACTTCCGCCAGCTGTTCCGCACGCTGACGGAGATGGGCCAGCCGTGGGCGGAGCGCTGCGTCCACGTGGCCTTCGGCCGCATCCACGGCATGAGCACGCGCAAGGGCCAGGTGGTCCAGCTCAACGACGTGCTCGACGAGGCCAAGGAGCGCGCCGCCGCCAAGGTGAAGGAGAACATCGAGGCGGGCCGGCTCACGACGGACGACCCGGAGAAGCTCGCCGAGCAGATCGGCCTGGGCGCCATCGCCTTCGGTGACCTCAAGCACAAGCGCGCCAGCGACTACAACTTCGACTGGGACGAGGTCCTCAGCATCGAAGGCCACACGGGCATCTACCTCCAGTACGCCCATGCGCGCGTGGTCAACGTGCTGCGCAAGGGCGGCGGCGCCCCCGCGAGCTACGACGCGAGCCTGCTGACGCTCCCCGAGGAGCAGGCCCTGGTCCGTGAAATCATGCGCCTGCCCGAGGTGGTGCTCGACGCGGCCGAGCAGTACGAGCCCAGCCTCGTCGCGCGACTCCTGCTGGACGTGGCCGCCTCACTCAGCCGCTACTACACGCTCGGCAATCAGGACCGGACCAAGCGCATCCTCGCCGAGGATGACGCGCTGCGTTCTGCACGACTCGCCCTTGCGGACTCGGCCCGGGTTACTCTCGCGGCGGGGCTGACGCTGTTGGGCATTCCGACGCCCGAGAACATGTAGCCCCGGGGGCTGGTTTGGAAACCGCGTTGTCGCATTCCTCAAGTCAGAGTGGGTCCTTGCTGAAGACCGAGTTCGGCCCGATGGCCCGAGCCTTGGGTGCGCGCTATCTCGAGAGCGTCCACTTCCCACCCGAGGCAGAGGACGAGCTGCGCAGCCTGCACGCCAAGGGGTTCGTGGTGCATGTCATGCGCTCCACGGCGTGGGTGAACTTCCTCTATCTGACGTGGGCGATGGTGCGGCGGGCGCTGCCCCCCATCCGAGCCGTGGCGAACTTGCGCCCCTGGTTCACGCGGCCCTGGCGGCAGACGAAGCAGTCCGGGCCCTTCCAGGAGCGCTTCGAGTACGCCCAACAGCAGGGTGGCAGCGCGCTGGTCTTCCTGCGCCGCACCGCCCTGCTGCATGCCTCCGGCAAGGAGACGCACGAGGACCCCTTCCCCGCCCTCGTGGAGATGGCTCGCAAGTCGGACCGGCCCGTGTACCTGGTGCCGGAGTTGTTCGTCTGGGAGAAGCGCAGCGCGCGGCTCAAGCCCAACTGGGTCGACGTGCTGTTCGGCAGCCCCGAGGCTCCCGGCTTCCTCCACTCGATGGTGGCGTTCTTCCGCAACTACAAGCGGGCCCAGTTCCGCGTGGGTGAGCCCATCGACCTGCGGGCCTTCGTCGAGCAGAACCCGAAGGACTCCGTCGAGGTGCTGGCCCGCAAGGTCCGCAGCACCCTGCACGTGCACCTGGCGCGGGAGACTCGCGCGGTGTTCGGTCCGCCGGCCAAGCCGCCCGAGCGGTTCATCGACGAGACGTTGCGCGACCGGCAGCTCCGCAAGGTCGTGGACGAGCAGGCCGCCGAGGCCCACCGCAAGCCGGAGAGCGTGCTGCGCGAGGCTCGTCGCAACCTGGAGGCCATCGCCGCGAAGCCCAGCCCGACGACGCTGGCCTTCGTCTCTCCCGTGCTGGAGTGGGTGTTCAATCGCATCTACGACGGCATGCACATCGACGAGGCGGGACTGCACCGCGCGCTCAAGGCCGCGGCGCGTGCGCCCATCGTCCTGTGCCCCAGCCACAAGAGCCACGTCGACTACCTGGTGATGAGCTGGGTGCTGTGGAATCGCGGCTACGCGGTGCCGCTCGTCGCCGCGGGCGCCAACCTCTCCTTCTGGCCCCTGGGCAGCATCTTCCGCCGCTGTGGCGCGTTCTTCCTGCGCCGCTCCTTCAAGGGCGACAAGGTCTACGCGGCCGCGTTCAAGGCCTACGTGCGCAAGCTCGTGCACGACGGCATCAACCAGGAGTTCTTCCCCGAGGGTGGCCGCTCGCGCACCGGCAAGTTGCTCCTGCCCAAGCTGGGCATGTTCACCTGGCAGGTGGAGTCCGTGCTGGAGGGCGCGCGCGACGACCTGTACTTCGTCCCCGTCGCCATCGACTACGAGAAGGTCGTCGAGTCGGGCAGCTACTCGAAGGAGCTCGCCGGCGGAGAGAAGAAGCCCGAGGACCTCAAGGCCCTCCTGAGCACGCCCAAGGTGCTCGCGGCCCGCTACGGCCGCATCCACCTGGGCTTCGACGAGCCCATCTCCCTGCGCGAGTTCATGAAGGAGCGCGGCCTCAATCCGGAGGAGGACCTCACGGATGAGCAGAAGAAGGGCCTCGTCCGCGCGCTCGGCAACCGCGTCATGTACGGCATCAGCAAGGTGTCCACCGTGACGCCGCATGCGCTGGTGAGCACCACCCTGCTCGCGCACCGCCGCCGGGGCCTGACGCAGCGGGAGATGGCGGACCGCATCAGCATCCTGCGCCGCATCGCCCAGGAGGATGGCGCGCCCCAGTCGCGCGAGCTGGGCAATGCCCCCAGCAACCCCGAGACGATGGGCCCCATCCAGGACGCGATGCGCACCTTCATCGACGACGAGATGGTGCGGACGCAGGAGGCCCGGGGCGACGTCATCTACCAGGTGGAGGATGCCCGCCGCCCGGAGATGTCCTTCTACAAGAACACGCTGATGAACCTGGTGGCCGCGCGCAGCCTCGTGGCCAACGCCATGCTGGCCGCCGGCACCTCCGCGTCCTACGACGCCGTGAAGGCCCGCGCCCTCTTCCTCTCCCGCCTGTTCAAGGTGGAGTTCATCTACCGGGTGAACACCACCTTCGACACCATCTTCGCGGAGACCGTGGAGCGGCTGATTCGCATGGGCCTGGTGATGCACGAGGGCGACAGCCTCCGCGTCGCACCCGAGCCCCATGCACAGCCGGACCTCGAGTTCCTGGCCGACCTGCTGCGCGACTATCTGGAGTCGTACTTGCTGGCCGCGATGACGCTCAACGACGTCGCCGCGGGGACCGCCGAGGACCGCAAGGCGTTCATCCGGCTGGCGCTCGAGACGGGCCGCGCGGAGTACCACGCGGGGCGCATCACCGCCGCCGAGTCGCTCGCCAAGGTGACGTTGGAGAACGCGGTGGCGTACCTGTTGGACCAGAAGTTCCTCGTCGAAGAGGACAAGAAGCTCAAGCTGGGTCCTCAGGCGGTGGATGTGGAGGCGCGGGGGAACCTCGCCGACAGCATCCGCGCGTACATCCAGCGCTAGGTGCGCTGGAGACGGCGGGCCGCGCCAACGACGGTACGGCCCGTCGGAGCGACATGGGAGGATGGGGCATGCTCACCCGCTCCCATCTGGCCGCCCTCGCGCTGTGCGGCGCCCCCCTCCTCGCCTGCAAGTCCGGCCCGCACGAGCGAGAGACGCCCTCGCGCACCTGCGGCGATTCCATCCATGACCTCGGCTGGCTCTCCGGGAGCTGGCTTCAGGCAACAGCTCCCAACACCCTCGAGGAGCACTGGACGCACGCGGATGGCGGAACGCTGATGGGCGTCAGCCGCGCCGTCGTCCAGGGCAAGACGGTGTTCTTCGAGTACATGCGCATCGAGGCGCGCGAGGACGGGCTCTACTACGTCGCCCAGCCCATGGGCCGCCCCGGTACGGACTTCAAGCTGGTGCGCTGCAACAGCAGCGGCGTGCTGTTCGAGAACCTCCAGAACGAGCACCCCAAGCACATCCGCTACGAGCGCCTCTCCCCCACGCACCTCAGCGCGCGCATCGAAGGCGAGAAGGACGGCAAGCCCGTGGCGCAGGACTTCCACTTCACCCGGATGTAGCCGAGGTCCTCAGCACGACGGACAACTCACGGAGCCATGCGGAAGACGACCCGGACCTCACTGCCCAGCGGGTTGCCCTCGGAGTCCGTGAGCACGTCGCGCAGCACCAGCGTGTACTGCGTGTCGGGCCGCAACGGAGAGCCCTCCGAAGCGACGGCCTCCACGGTGTACTCGACGTCGCCTCGCTCCACGTTCGCATCCAGCTCCGGCACCTCGGGAGCGGTCAGCGTCAGCGGCACCTCGTCGCGTCCCGTGAACACGGCGATGCCCGGACGGAGGCTCCGCACATCCATCGCCTCGGAGAACGTGATGCGCAGGGGCGCGCCCGAGGCGAGGACTTCGCCCGAGCCGGGCTCGGTGGAGACGACTCTCGGGCGCACCGAGTCGCGCTCGGGGTAGATGGGGTCTCCCGGCTCGAGGCATCCCGAGAGACACGTCGCGGCCAGCGCCGCGAGTCCGAGCAGTCCAGACGCGCGCATCACCGGCACCCCTTCTGCGCCAGGCTCTCCGTCGTGTGGCACTTGAGGCAGGCGCGGTCATTCGCCGACGCCAGCTTCTTGCACGTCTGCGCGAAGCCCGCGGGGTGCGGATTGATCTGCCGCCGCGAGGACAGCTCGGAGTGGCAGCTCATGCAGGACTCCTCGCGGTGGCAGGAGATGCAGCTCGTCAAGTCACGCGAGGCCGCGATGCCGTGGTGCTGAGGCCCGGGCAGCTCCACCCAGGAGCGGTAGTCCGGGTGCACCTTCACGTTGCGGGAGCGCAGCGACTTGTCCGCGTCCATCCCCACACCCGAGCGCTCGTGGCACGCGACACAGAAGGACTGCGCGCGGTGACAGCTCTCGCAGCGCGGAGAGTTCGTTCGCGCCTGCACCGGGTGCAGCGTGATGTAGTCGTTCGGGTGGATGGACAGCGGCTTCTGCATGCCGTCGTGGCACGTCTGGCAGGAAGTCTCACTGTGGCACTGCAGGCACGTCATCCGGTCCGTCGATGCGCGACTGCCGTGGTTGAACTCGAAGCGCGGACCGTGGTCCATGCCCAGCGGGTTGCCCTGCATGGGCCGCAGGAGTCCTGAGTCAAAGGCCAGCCGCAGCCGGCCCGAGGGCTCGGTGGGATGGCACGTCGCACACGTGTTGGAGGCCGCGCTGCCGTCGTGGCACTTGAAGCACGTGGCCATCTTCGGCAGCTGGTTGCGCGTGGCGAGCTTCACGTCCTTCATCTCGCCGTGACACACCGAGCACTCCACCTTCTTGTCCACGTGCTGCTGGTGGCTGAAGTGCAGGTTCGCCGCGGGCATCGACAGCTTCGCGGGCTCCTTGCGCACGGTGGCGTCGAAGCCCGGGTGACAGGTGTTGCAGCTCGACGGCGGGTCCGTGGGCTTGCCCTTCCGGCCCTCCTCGATGTCGTGGCACGTGCCGCACTCCTCGTGGCCAGGGAGGTTGCGGTCCTTGGGGGACGTGCTGGCGCGGGCGGCGTCGTGGCACGTCGCGCACTCGGCCCCCGCCTCCAGGTGCTGGGCGTGGTCGAAGCGCAGCGGCACATGCTGCGGCGGGTAGACGGCGAGGCTGCGCTCACGGGCCGTGGCGGCCCAGGCAACCCCCGCGCCCACCAGCGTCGCGAGCGCGGCCAGGGCGAGCAGCACGTGTCGGTTCTGGCGGTGAAGCATCTACAAGCTCGCCTTCAGGTCGAAGAGGAGGAAGCCCTTCGTGTCCGAATCAGAGAAGGGGTTGACGTTCTGCTCCACCACCAGCGAGAGCCGGGCCGCGCGAGTCAACGCACGGCTGGCCCAGACCTGGGCACCATAGAAGTTGCCGCCCAGTCGCGCGTTGAAGCTGTCGAAGATGCGCGCGAAGGACACTCGCGCGTCCAGCGTGATGCGCTCCCGGTCGAAGCTGTAGCCGCCGGTGAGGTCCGCCCAGAGCTGGTCTCCGCCGTAGCCCGTCCGGTACGTCACATCCAACGCCGAACGGAACGCCCCCGAGCGCCACGCCGTGCCCGCCGCGCCTCCGACACTGGTGGACTCCGGCGCGCCCTCCGCGTCGACGTACGCCGCGAGGGCCAGGTCCGGGTTGACGTTCTCGTTGTACTTGCTGCCCAGGCCCTGCACGTAGAAGCGCAGCGGGCCCGGGGTGAAGACATCCACGCGCAGCCGCGCTTCGTCCCGAGGCGCCCACGCGAAGTAGTACCAGATGGAATCCGCGGACAGCACGGGCGACAGGCGGAGGGCCTCGGCCGTCACCGCGAAGCGCGTGTCATCCCAGCGCAGCTGCGTGCGCACCTGCGCGACGTCGCCCTTCAGCACGTCGTAGTCCACGCCCGCCAGGACGTTCAGCCCCAGCCCGCGTCCGTAGCGCGCCTCCACCGTGGCGCGCTCGATGTCCGTCTTCCCGTCCACCATCGACTTGCGGTAGCCGGCCGACGCGTTGAAGCCCTTCACGTCCTCCAAGAGCAGCTTCGCGCCGAAGACGGGCTGCAGCTCCGTCTTCGTCACCTCCGACCCCGCGTCGAGGCTCTGGCGCCCGCTCTCCCGCGTCCCGTCCGGCTGATACACGGACGACCCGAGGAAGCCCGCGCCCGTCACCCACAGGCCGCCGTACACCTCCGCGCCAAGCCCCAGGCGAGTCACATAGCGCGCGCGCAGCCCATCGAAGGCGAGGATGTCCGAGACGTCCGCGTAGATCTGCCGTCCCAGGCGGCCCTCGAAGCCACCGGCCGCGTAGCGAACGTAGGCGTGCAGCAGCTCCGCGTCCTCGGACTTCAAGCCGTCGATGCGCTCGGCCTCGCCCTTGGGCAGACCGAAGTCCGCCCAGATGCGCAGGTTGGACTCGAAGCCCAGGTCCTGACCGGTCGCGAGCTCGAAGGCGTTGAGGCCCAGGTACTGGACGATTCGCCGCCGGGGAAGCAACACCGGCTCATCCGCCGAGCTGCCACGCCACGAACGAATCTGGTACGCCTGCGCCTCGGTCCGCGCCTCAATCTGGAACGCCGAGGCCTGTGCCGTCGCCGCACCCAACCCGAGCCCCAGTGCACAGCACAGTCCCAAGGGCCGAGGGGATTTCCACCACGTCCGCTGCACCGTTCGAGCGAGGTTGTAGGACGTCAAGGTGTGGACAGTATAGAGACATGAAGTCCCGGGCAGTTCAGCTTTTCGGAAGAAGGAGACGACAAATTGGAAGATTCAGTGCCGACAGGGCCCTCCGCGCCGCCGCCTCCGGAGCCTCGGAGTCCACGCGGACTCGCGCTGGGCGGGGCCGCGCTGGCGCTGGTGTTGTTCATCCTCGTCGGGGGCTCGGTTCAGTTCCTCAACGCGGCCTTCGGCATCTGGTTCACTGAAATCTTCATCTTCATGGGCCTGGCGTGGTTGCTGCCCCGCGTGGGCGGATGGAAACCCGCGCGCTACACCGGGTTCACCCCCGTGCCCCTCGCGAGCACGGGCTTCGGCTTCCTGCTGGGTGTCGCCAACTTCTTCGCCCTCGTGGTCCCCATCCAGTTCGTCGCGCAGAAGCTCGCGCCGGAGTGGCTGAAGGAGATGGTCGACGGGGCCCGCCTCTTCGAGCAGCAGACGCCCCTGGAGCTGGCCATCATCCTCACGGGGGTGACGGTCGCCGCCCCCATCTGCGAGGAGCTGTTCTTCCGAGGCATCTTCCAGAAGGGCATCACCCCTGCCCCGCCCGCATCCCCCACCCGGGCGCTGGTGGTCTCCGCGGTGGTGTTCAGCGCCTTCCACCTGGACCCGGTGGGCTTCACCGCGCGCGTGGAGCTGGGCCTGCTGTTCGGCTGGCTCTACCTGCGCACCGGCTCGCTGTGGCCCGGCATCGGCGCTCACGCGGCCAACAACCTGGTGTCCTCCCTGCTGTTCCTCGCCGCCAAGGCCGTCGGCTCCGAGGCGGAAGACGCGGACACCAGCATCCAGGCCGTGGCGGGGCTGGCGGGGCTCGGGTGGTTGGGATTGACGGGGCTGCTCGCCTTCGCGCGGCGCCGGCCGGCGGTGTGGGGCCCGGGGCCTGTCCACGGCGATGAGGCCGCCCGGGAGACGCGGCCCGTGCCCTCGCTCGCGACGCTGCTGCTTCCCTGGGTGACCGTGGCGACGCTCTCCCTGGTCCTGCTGGTCGTCGTGGACCGCCGGGGACTCGCGCTCAAGTTCTATGACGCGGCCAACCCGCTGACGCCGCTCAAGAAGGACGCGGCCCCGGGGCTGCAAGCGGAGCGAAAGGCACTCGACTCACTTCGGGACGAGGCCCGGCGCGGAGCCGTCCCCCTGGAGGCCTACCAGGAGGAGCGACTGCGACAGGTCCGCGAACACACGCGAGCGGACCCTCGCCCCGGCCCGTGAGGGCCCCGCGCCTCACACGAAGCGGTACGAGCTCACGTGGAAGACAGGGCCCACCATCGCGGTGGTGAGCATGTCGGTGTCCACGCGGCCCTCGGCCTCGATGCGCTGGCCGTCCTTCTTGATCTTCCGGTCGCCGCCAGCGAGCTGGTACGTCTTGCCGTCGTCCCCCTCCAGGACCCAGACGCCCGTCTCGACGTCCCGGAAGACCACGCGCCCGGAGAGCTTCACGGCGCGACCTCGTCCTTCTTGAGCATGGCGCGCGCCACCACGAGGCAGAGGACGGTGTTGATGCCCAGCCACGGCTTCGCGAGGAACGCGAAAGGCATCCACGACAGCGCGGGCGCACCCGCCCAGGCCGAGTACGCCAGGAAG
Encoded here:
- a CDS encoding type II CAAX endopeptidase family protein — translated: MEDSVPTGPSAPPPPEPRSPRGLALGGAALALVLFILVGGSVQFLNAAFGIWFTEIFIFMGLAWLLPRVGGWKPARYTGFTPVPLASTGFGFLLGVANFFALVVPIQFVAQKLAPEWLKEMVDGARLFEQQTPLELAIILTGVTVAAPICEELFFRGIFQKGITPAPPASPTRALVVSAVVFSAFHLDPVGFTARVELGLLFGWLYLRTGSLWPGIGAHAANNLVSSLLFLAAKAVGSEAEDADTSIQAVAGLAGLGWLGLTGLLAFARRRPAVWGPGPVHGDEAARETRPVPSLATLLLPWVTVATLSLVLLVVVDRRGLALKFYDAANPLTPLKKDAAPGLQAERKALDSLRDEARRGAVPLEAYQEERLRQVREHTRADPRPGP
- a CDS encoding 1-acyl-sn-glycerol-3-phosphate acyltransferase; this translates as METALSHSSSQSGSLLKTEFGPMARALGARYLESVHFPPEAEDELRSLHAKGFVVHVMRSTAWVNFLYLTWAMVRRALPPIRAVANLRPWFTRPWRQTKQSGPFQERFEYAQQQGGSALVFLRRTALLHASGKETHEDPFPALVEMARKSDRPVYLVPELFVWEKRSARLKPNWVDVLFGSPEAPGFLHSMVAFFRNYKRAQFRVGEPIDLRAFVEQNPKDSVEVLARKVRSTLHVHLARETRAVFGPPAKPPERFIDETLRDRQLRKVVDEQAAEAHRKPESVLREARRNLEAIAAKPSPTTLAFVSPVLEWVFNRIYDGMHIDEAGLHRALKAAARAPIVLCPSHKSHVDYLVMSWVLWNRGYAVPLVAAGANLSFWPLGSIFRRCGAFFLRRSFKGDKVYAAAFKAYVRKLVHDGINQEFFPEGGRSRTGKLLLPKLGMFTWQVESVLEGARDDLYFVPVAIDYEKVVESGSYSKELAGGEKKPEDLKALLSTPKVLAARYGRIHLGFDEPISLREFMKERGLNPEEDLTDEQKKGLVRALGNRVMYGISKVSTVTPHALVSTTLLAHRRRGLTQREMADRISILRRIAQEDGAPQSRELGNAPSNPETMGPIQDAMRTFIDDEMVRTQEARGDVIYQVEDARRPEMSFYKNTLMNLVAARSLVANAMLAAGTSASYDAVKARALFLSRLFKVEFIYRVNTTFDTIFAETVERLIRMGLVMHEGDSLRVAPEPHAQPDLEFLADLLRDYLESYLLAAMTLNDVAAGTAEDRKAFIRLALETGRAEYHAGRITAAESLAKVTLENAVAYLLDQKFLVEEDKKLKLGPQAVDVEARGNLADSIRAYIQR
- a CDS encoding DUF5818 domain-containing protein, coding for MKLSGRVVFRDVETGVWVLEGDDGKTYQLAGGDRKIKKDGQRIEAEGRVDTDMLTTAMVGPVFHVSSYRFV
- the argS gene encoding arginine--tRNA ligase, whose protein sequence is MSSSVYSKYRAAFAQALATALGVPAADIEAQVKPAEPTHGDLSFATFPLAKAQKKAPPAIAAGLAQTLSVPGLEIKAVGPYVNARFMAMPFTAEVLDTARAAGPRYGGDSDVGKGKTVTIDYSSPNIAKPIGFHHIRTTFLGHCIANIYRALGWRVEGINYLGDWGKQFGLVAVGFQEYGDPARIEDMGHLVEVYVKANARAKAEPEFDEKARDFFRRMEAGDAEALKLWNQFRETSIRGFKVIYQRMGIEFEHIEGESRYQGKMDAVIEQIAQKPGVKESQGALIVDMPYAENEPPVLLKKNDGSTLYATRDLAAAEDRYERFHFEKSLYVVAQDQALHFRQLFRTLTEMGQPWAERCVHVAFGRIHGMSTRKGQVVQLNDVLDEAKERAAAKVKENIEAGRLTTDDPEKLAEQIGLGAIAFGDLKHKRASDYNFDWDEVLSIEGHTGIYLQYAHARVVNVLRKGGGAPASYDASLLTLPEEQALVREIMRLPEVVLDAAEQYEPSLVARLLLDVAASLSRYYTLGNQDRTKRILAEDDALRSARLALADSARVTLAAGLTLLGIPTPENM
- a CDS encoding Ig-like domain-containing protein: MRASGLLGLAALAATCLSGCLEPGDPIYPERDSVRPRVVSTEPGSGEVLASGAPLRITFSEAMDVRSLRPGIAVFTGRDEVPLTLTAPEVPELDANVERGDVEYTVEAVASEGSPLRPDTQYTLVLRDVLTDSEGNPLGSEVRVVFRMAP
- a CDS encoding cytochrome c3 family protein; its protein translation is MLHRQNRHVLLALAALATLVGAGVAWAATARERSLAVYPPQHVPLRFDHAQHLEAGAECATCHDAARASTSPKDRNLPGHEECGTCHDIEEGRKGKPTDPPSSCNTCHPGFDATVRKEPAKLSMPAANLHFSHQQHVDKKVECSVCHGEMKDVKLATRNQLPKMATCFKCHDGSAASNTCATCHPTEPSGRLRLAFDSGLLRPMQGNPLGMDHGPRFEFNHGSRASTDRMTCLQCHSETSCQTCHDGMQKPLSIHPNDYITLHPVQARTNSPRCESCHRAQSFCVACHERSGVGMDADKSLRSRNVKVHPDYRSWVELPGPQHHGIAASRDLTSCISCHREESCMSCHSELSSRRQINPHPAGFAQTCKKLASANDRACLKCHTTESLAQKGCR
- a CDS encoding DUF6265 family protein, whose product is MLTRSHLAALALCGAPLLACKSGPHERETPSRTCGDSIHDLGWLSGSWLQATAPNTLEEHWTHADGGTLMGVSRAVVQGKTVFFEYMRIEAREDGLYYVAQPMGRPGTDFKLVRCNSSGVLFENLQNEHPKHIRYERLSPTHLSARIEGEKDGKPVAQDFHFTRM